A section of the Spirosoma pollinicola genome encodes:
- a CDS encoding aminotransferase class III-fold pyridoxal phosphate-dependent enzyme, translating to MLDTATLSETQEVLQDNFDYTMFAWSKQKNISPIAVKYAKGVYLYDYDDKRYIDFSSGLMNVNIGHGNQRITEAVVRQMQEVSYVTPYCVTKVRGELGKKLAEICPGDLNKAYFTLCGATSNEAAIKLARLYTGRHKILSRYQSYHGATYGTLSVGGDPRKLPDDSQQAPNFVHIDIPYRYRWNHDEESMLTDSVAHLERVIAYEGPGNIAAIMLEGESGTSGCLQYPVGYLAAVREICDKYGILLIIDEVMSGFGRTGKWFGFENHGIVPDMVTMAKGITSGYIPFGCLMVTDKIAARYNDTVLATGMTYAAHPVGCAAALETLKIYEDEHLIKNTVEMGKYMDAQAALLMQKHPCIGDFRNTGLLGCFELVKNRTTKEPMAPFNAKPEEMAVMAKVAAKIKELGMYTFVRWSYVFVAPPLCVTKEQIDEGLAIISEALSIADEYVR from the coding sequence ATGCTTGACACAGCAACGCTTTCCGAAACGCAGGAAGTCCTTCAGGATAATTTCGATTATACCATGTTTGCGTGGAGCAAGCAGAAAAATATTTCGCCCATTGCGGTAAAATATGCCAAAGGCGTGTACCTATACGATTATGACGACAAGCGGTATATCGACTTTTCATCGGGCCTGATGAATGTCAATATCGGGCATGGTAATCAGCGGATAACGGAGGCTGTTGTCCGGCAAATGCAGGAGGTGAGCTACGTGACGCCCTATTGTGTAACTAAAGTTCGGGGGGAGTTGGGTAAGAAACTGGCCGAAATATGCCCCGGCGATCTTAACAAAGCATATTTCACCCTGTGCGGTGCTACCTCAAATGAGGCAGCCATCAAACTGGCTCGATTATATACAGGACGGCACAAGATCCTGAGTCGGTATCAGTCCTATCATGGGGCTACCTATGGAACGCTTTCCGTTGGGGGCGACCCCCGCAAACTACCCGATGATTCACAACAGGCACCAAACTTCGTACACATTGATATTCCCTATCGATATCGGTGGAATCACGACGAAGAAAGCATGTTAACGGATTCGGTTGCTCATTTAGAGCGCGTCATCGCTTACGAAGGACCAGGCAACATAGCGGCTATTATGCTGGAAGGGGAGTCGGGTACGTCGGGTTGTTTGCAATACCCCGTCGGCTATCTGGCTGCCGTCCGGGAAATCTGCGACAAGTACGGTATTCTCCTTATTATCGACGAGGTGATGAGTGGTTTTGGCCGCACGGGAAAATGGTTCGGCTTTGAAAATCACGGTATTGTGCCCGACATGGTCACGATGGCTAAGGGTATCACGAGCGGGTATATACCTTTTGGATGTTTGATGGTAACGGATAAAATCGCTGCCCGCTACAATGACACCGTCTTGGCAACGGGTATGACCTATGCCGCCCATCCAGTGGGTTGTGCCGCAGCGCTGGAAACGCTGAAAATTTATGAGGATGAACATCTGATTAAGAACACCGTTGAGATGGGAAAATACATGGATGCTCAGGCGGCACTCCTAATGCAAAAGCACCCGTGTATCGGCGATTTTCGAAATACGGGCCTGCTCGGTTGTTTTGAATTAGTCAAAAACCGGACGACAAAAGAACCAATGGCCCCCTTCAATGCAAAGCCGGAGGAAATGGCGGTTATGGCGAAAGTGGCCGCTAAAATAAAGGAGTTGGGCATGTACACCTTCGTTCGCTGGAGTTACGTATTCGTGGCGCCCCCATTGTGTGTTACCAAAGAGCAAATAGATGAAGGACTGGCAATCATCAGCGAGGCATTGTCGATTGCTGACGAGTATGTAAGGTAA
- a CDS encoding 4Fe-4S dicluster-binding protein, translating to MKHGFRIVEDMCDGMTNWMDEKSFKTQTDLVGKSVLTITHWEDLDINYHIVVNIDQNKCIHCGLCHIACEDTSHQSIILSYGDPFNTYSIKEDECVGAICVS from the coding sequence ATGAAACACGGCTTTCGCATCGTTGAGGACATGTGCGATGGAATGACTAACTGGATGGACGAAAAGAGTTTCAAAACCCAAACCGATCTCGTTGGAAAATCGGTCCTTACCATTACGCATTGGGAAGATCTGGATATCAATTATCACATTGTTGTCAACATCGATCAGAACAAGTGCATCCATTGCGGCCTGTGTCATATCGCCTGCGAAGATACCTCTCACCAGTCGATTATTTTGTCGTATGGAGACCCATTCAACACCTATTCGATCAAAGAGGATGAATGTGTCGGTGCAATTTGTGTAAGTTAG
- the mmsA gene encoding CoA-acylating methylmalonate-semialdehyde dehydrogenase encodes MKYTPIQNYINGQFVNSITDRSLDVVSPIDGTRLSTVPLSTAVDLDIAVLAAKAAFTAWSRTTLKERVQVFFRYKTLLEKNLNELALLVQEENGKTYDEAVAEIEKGAELAEFACSLPQIVTGEVLEVSRGVECRTEHVPLGVVASIVPFNFPSMVPNLTILNAIALGNCMIIKPSEKVPLSVGRLAQLLQEAGLPAGVFNIVHGDKEVVEAICDHSGIEAVSFVGSTKIAKAVYKRATGNYKRCLALGGAKNHLIVLPDAIPAMTAQNITASMAGCAGQRCMAASAMVAVGSVDHIIEKLCEEAQKLVTGKNLGAVINRASKDRIEQYITEAESQGAKILVDGRNLTVDGKVNGTYVGPTVIDYVTPDMAIAKEEVFGPVISIMRTNTVDEALDIENASPYGNAASVFTQNGGMARYVIDKASAGMVGVNVGVPVPREPFSFGGWNESRFGVGDITGKSSIEFWTKFKKSTTKWNPEAGINWMS; translated from the coding sequence ATGAAGTACACCCCAATTCAGAATTATATAAATGGGCAATTTGTCAATTCAATAACCGACCGGTCATTGGATGTCGTTTCTCCGATTGACGGCACACGGTTATCGACCGTTCCCCTGTCGACTGCGGTCGATTTAGACATAGCGGTACTGGCAGCAAAAGCAGCTTTTACGGCCTGGAGTCGGACTACCCTTAAAGAAAGAGTTCAGGTATTTTTCCGGTACAAAACGCTGCTAGAAAAAAATCTGAACGAACTGGCCCTACTGGTTCAGGAAGAGAATGGCAAAACGTACGATGAAGCTGTTGCCGAAATCGAGAAAGGGGCTGAGCTCGCCGAATTTGCCTGTTCGTTGCCGCAAATTGTTACTGGCGAAGTGCTGGAAGTGAGTAGGGGCGTAGAGTGCCGAACCGAACATGTGCCCCTGGGTGTGGTTGCCAGCATTGTGCCGTTCAATTTTCCGAGTATGGTGCCCAACTTGACAATTTTAAATGCCATCGCACTTGGTAATTGCATGATTATCAAGCCGTCAGAAAAGGTGCCGTTGAGCGTAGGGCGATTGGCCCAACTGTTGCAGGAAGCGGGTTTGCCAGCGGGTGTTTTTAACATTGTTCACGGCGATAAAGAGGTTGTCGAAGCCATTTGCGATCATTCGGGCATCGAAGCGGTCTCGTTTGTGGGTTCTACAAAAATTGCCAAAGCGGTGTATAAACGGGCAACCGGCAACTACAAACGCTGCCTGGCATTGGGTGGCGCTAAAAACCACCTGATTGTATTGCCCGACGCGATTCCAGCCATGACGGCTCAAAATATAACGGCGTCGATGGCCGGTTGTGCAGGCCAGCGCTGCATGGCGGCTTCGGCTATGGTGGCTGTGGGGTCGGTCGACCACATTATTGAGAAACTTTGCGAAGAAGCGCAAAAGCTTGTGACCGGCAAAAATCTGGGAGCCGTCATCAATCGGGCATCGAAAGACCGCATTGAACAATACATCACCGAAGCGGAAAGCCAGGGGGCTAAGATTCTGGTAGACGGCCGCAATCTAACTGTCGATGGGAAAGTAAACGGCACCTATGTTGGGCCAACTGTCATTGATTACGTAACGCCGGATATGGCCATTGCCAAAGAAGAAGTTTTTGGTCCGGTTATCAGCATTATGCGGACGAATACGGTCGATGAAGCACTGGACATTGAAAACGCCAGTCCGTATGGAAACGCGGCCTCTGTTTTTACGCAAAACGGCGGCATGGCCCGATACGTAATCGACAAAGCCAGTGCCGGCATGGTGGGTGTGAACGTGGGCGTGCCTGTTCCGCGCGAACCCTTCTCGTTTGGCGGCTGGAACGAAAGCCGATTTGGTGTGGGCGACATTACGGGTAAAAGCTCCATCGAATTCTGGACGAAATTCAAAAAAAGTACGACGAAATGGAACCCCGAAGCGGGTATAAACTGGATGAGTTAG
- a CDS encoding tRNA-dihydrouridine synthase — protein sequence MIVLLMADNSREKWHELIAQVEDTGVHGFELNFGCPHGITERGMGAAAGQDPEIAKMVVEWVMEKATIPVITKLRATVHSVVPTGRASVEGGTNALSLINTIQSITGVDLDTFVPNPYVAGKSVFGGYCGPAVKPIALKMLTAIAQDPITSRVPISGIGGVSTRKAAV from the coding sequence ATGATCGTGTTGTTAATGGCTGATAACTCACGTGAAAAATGGCATGAATTAATTGCCCAGGTTGAAGACACTGGCGTACACGGTTTCGAATTAAACTTCGGTTGTCCGCACGGCATAACCGAACGTGGTATGGGGGCGGCTGCAGGGCAGGACCCGGAAATTGCCAAAATGGTGGTGGAATGGGTTATGGAGAAAGCGACCATCCCGGTCATTACCAAGCTGAGAGCCACCGTTCACTCCGTAGTGCCAACGGGTCGTGCATCTGTAGAAGGCGGCACGAATGCACTGTCGCTCATTAACACAATACAGTCGATAACGGGTGTAGATCTGGATACGTTTGTGCCTAACCCTTATGTGGCCGGAAAATCGGTTTTTGGCGGTTATTGCGGGCCTGCGGTGAAACCCATTGCCTTGAAAATGCTAACGGCCATCGCGCAGGACCCGATAACCTCCCGTGTGCCCATTTCGGGTATTGGCGGGGTTAGCACCCGGAAAGCTGCTGTATAG
- the topA gene encoding type I DNA topoisomerase: MSKNLVIVESPAKAKTIEGYLGKDFTVKSSFGHVRDLPKDGLAVDVANGFRPSYEISPDKKKLVSELKSLAKSADEVWLATDDDREGEAISWHLKEALGLRDNTKRIVFREITKNAILNAIKSPRTIDVDLVNAQQARRVLDRLVGYELSPVLWRKIKGGSTGLSAGRVQSVALRLVVEREREIDKHAAKSSFKVTAQFIVDGSKVLNAELPKNFATPGEARAFLEACVGASFSIKNLEVKPAKKSPAPPFTTSTLQQESARKLSYSVDRTMRIAQNLYEAGKISYMRTDSTNLSQEAIDKAVAEIGSEFGDKYIQTRQFKTKNESAQEAHEAIRPTNFNDRNAGGDRDQKRLYELIWKRAIASQMADAQLERTTVTISIRFANSTTTTFQSNVDDSPFVETPKSEARNFPSELVAQGEVIKFDGFLRVYLESKDDEDDEDAKGMLPPLTIGQGLNLGQMKATEKFTRPQPRYAEASLVKKLEEMGIGRPSTYAPTISTIINRGYVVKQDKPGLERKYVEYTLQQNQISETSGKETFGSEKAKLFPTNTGVVVSDFLVEYFPDIVDYKFTATVEKEFDEIADGKMNWQTMLQGFYGDFHKNIEDIQGSSGVSFKTGERVLGADPASGKPVSARLGKYGAYVQIGEASDDEKPRYANLRDGQLIDTILLEDALNLFTLPREVGFFEDKPMIIGIGKFGPYVKHDDKYVSLTREDDPYTIDESRAVALIQQKRAEAISEALGEFEGKMVSTGKGRFGPYVKFEDKYVSLPRNESLAGLTLERAIELIQAKRIVEANKYIKEFPENPAVKVVNGQYGPYLAVGKRNVKIPKDVDPATLTLEDCLKLAGDDPAAAKAPAKKTAAAKATTSKAPAKAKTTATATKKPAAPAKKAVTKK; this comes from the coding sequence ATGTCGAAAAACTTAGTCATAGTGGAGTCGCCGGCGAAGGCGAAAACCATTGAAGGCTATCTTGGAAAAGACTTTACGGTGAAGTCCAGTTTTGGTCACGTTCGCGATTTGCCTAAAGATGGGCTTGCCGTCGATGTGGCGAATGGCTTCCGACCGTCTTACGAAATTTCGCCCGATAAAAAGAAGTTAGTTAGTGAATTGAAGTCACTGGCCAAGTCGGCTGATGAAGTATGGCTGGCAACTGATGATGACCGCGAGGGAGAAGCTATTTCCTGGCACTTGAAAGAAGCCCTTGGTCTCCGCGATAACACCAAACGTATCGTTTTTCGGGAAATCACGAAAAATGCCATTCTGAACGCCATCAAGTCACCCCGCACTATCGATGTAGATCTTGTCAATGCCCAGCAGGCACGGCGAGTTCTAGACCGGTTGGTGGGTTATGAGCTTTCGCCTGTACTCTGGCGTAAAATTAAAGGCGGCAGCACCGGTTTATCGGCCGGCCGGGTGCAGTCGGTGGCGTTGCGGCTTGTTGTTGAGCGGGAACGCGAAATTGACAAACACGCGGCAAAATCATCCTTTAAAGTCACCGCGCAGTTCATCGTTGATGGCAGTAAAGTATTAAACGCCGAGTTGCCAAAGAATTTCGCTACGCCGGGTGAAGCCCGTGCGTTTCTGGAAGCCTGTGTTGGTGCATCGTTTTCGATCAAGAATCTGGAAGTCAAACCAGCAAAGAAATCACCCGCGCCACCCTTTACGACCTCGACACTCCAACAGGAGTCGGCCCGTAAATTGAGCTATTCGGTTGATCGCACCATGCGGATTGCCCAGAACCTGTATGAAGCCGGTAAAATTTCGTACATGCGTACCGACTCGACTAACCTCTCACAGGAAGCCATTGACAAGGCCGTAGCCGAAATCGGTTCGGAGTTTGGTGATAAATATATTCAAACCCGGCAATTCAAGACCAAGAACGAGTCGGCGCAGGAAGCTCACGAAGCCATCCGCCCGACAAACTTCAATGATCGGAATGCCGGTGGCGACCGCGACCAGAAACGGTTATATGAACTGATCTGGAAACGCGCCATTGCCTCGCAAATGGCCGATGCGCAACTCGAACGGACAACCGTTACGATTTCGATTCGCTTTGCCAATAGTACAACAACGACGTTTCAGTCGAATGTTGACGATAGTCCGTTTGTAGAGACACCCAAAAGTGAAGCCCGGAATTTTCCATCCGAACTGGTAGCTCAGGGTGAGGTGATCAAATTTGACGGTTTTCTTCGTGTTTATCTCGAATCAAAAGATGACGAGGATGATGAAGATGCCAAGGGAATGCTGCCTCCGCTCACCATTGGCCAGGGTCTGAACCTGGGCCAGATGAAAGCCACCGAGAAATTTACCCGGCCGCAACCACGCTATGCCGAAGCCTCTCTAGTGAAGAAACTGGAAGAAATGGGCATCGGCAGACCATCGACCTACGCACCAACCATTTCGACGATCATAAACCGGGGCTATGTTGTTAAACAAGACAAACCCGGTCTGGAACGTAAATACGTCGAGTACACCCTTCAGCAGAATCAGATCAGCGAAACCAGTGGTAAAGAGACGTTTGGCTCCGAAAAAGCCAAGCTATTCCCCACAAACACGGGTGTTGTTGTCAGCGATTTTCTAGTCGAATACTTCCCCGATATCGTCGATTACAAGTTTACCGCTACGGTAGAGAAAGAGTTTGATGAAATTGCCGACGGGAAGATGAACTGGCAAACCATGCTTCAGGGCTTCTATGGCGATTTTCATAAGAACATTGAAGATATACAGGGTTCGTCGGGCGTGTCGTTCAAAACCGGCGAGCGCGTATTGGGTGCCGACCCGGCCAGCGGTAAACCCGTTTCGGCGCGACTTGGCAAATATGGTGCCTACGTTCAGATTGGTGAAGCCAGCGACGACGAAAAACCCCGGTATGCTAACCTACGCGATGGTCAGTTGATCGACACCATTTTGCTGGAAGATGCCCTGAATCTGTTCACCCTACCCCGCGAAGTTGGTTTCTTTGAAGATAAACCAATGATTATCGGAATCGGCAAGTTTGGCCCCTACGTGAAACATGATGACAAATACGTTTCGCTAACCAGGGAAGATGACCCTTACACCATTGACGAAAGTAGGGCCGTAGCGCTGATCCAGCAAAAACGAGCCGAAGCCATCAGCGAAGCCCTGGGTGAGTTTGAAGGCAAGATGGTTAGTACTGGCAAAGGTCGGTTTGGTCCTTATGTCAAGTTCGAGGATAAATATGTATCCCTGCCCCGAAACGAATCCCTTGCAGGTTTAACGCTGGAGCGGGCCATTGAACTGATTCAGGCCAAGCGCATCGTTGAAGCAAACAAATACATTAAGGAGTTTCCGGAGAATCCGGCTGTTAAAGTCGTAAATGGTCAGTATGGACCTTATCTGGCCGTTGGCAAACGCAACGTCAAGATACCCAAAGACGTTGACCCGGCCACGCTGACCCTGGAAGACTGCCTGAAACTAGCGGGCGACGATCCCGCTGCGGCTAAGGCACCAGCTAAAAAAACGGCAGCGGCTAAAGCGACAACCAGCAAAGCTCCAGCCAAGGCAAAAACGACGGCAACAGCAACCAAGAAACCAGCCGCCCCCGCAAAGAAAGCGGTTACGAAAAAGTAA
- a CDS encoding HNH endonuclease family protein, whose amino-acid sequence MKFVQRKEPEYFKDLELSIENYQRYFRQIRPDIIKEFNNKCGYCECDLNLTSLPNIDNFYPKSIYSRKAFEWKSLILCCQVCNISKANHFPLDDNGNALLINPSIEDPNEHIELDVNSGLLNGLTDKGKVTISILGLNRQALVELRRRFENLQQIQSLFPSLNIEQDRKTVYQTFLDNIKMISDVNIKLEYKSSEDTLIAYLLYANIITSLETYLSDIFINTIFQNTLYLRKFVETYPKFKGNENAHKFTLSEIYNKYDKIEEIVTDEILGIIYHNLQTIKPMFKDTFAVEFPKDMKSIFVAIQIRHDIVHRNGKTKIDKETKSFKEHTIGKGEIKNLITATSEFVAEVDKQMMKL is encoded by the coding sequence ATGAAATTTGTACAACGTAAAGAACCAGAGTATTTTAAAGATTTAGAACTAAGTATTGAAAACTACCAGAGGTATTTTAGACAAATTCGTCCGGATATCATAAAAGAATTTAATAACAAGTGTGGTTATTGTGAATGTGATTTGAATCTCACTAGCTTACCCAATATTGACAATTTTTACCCGAAAAGCATATATAGCAGAAAAGCTTTTGAATGGAAGAGCTTAATTCTCTGTTGTCAAGTGTGTAATATTAGTAAAGCAAACCACTTTCCACTTGACGACAATGGGAATGCATTATTGATTAATCCTTCAATTGAAGATCCCAATGAACACATAGAATTGGATGTGAATTCTGGATTATTGAATGGGCTCACTGACAAAGGAAAAGTTACAATCTCTATACTTGGTTTAAATAGGCAAGCTTTAGTTGAGTTAAGAAGAAGGTTCGAAAATTTACAACAAATTCAATCATTATTTCCAAGCTTAAATATTGAACAAGATAGAAAGACAGTTTATCAAACCTTTCTTGATAATATAAAAATGATTTCTGATGTAAATATTAAACTAGAATATAAATCTAGTGAGGATACACTTATCGCATATCTGCTATATGCGAACATTATCACATCACTTGAGACTTACTTATCAGATATTTTCATAAACACAATCTTTCAAAACACCCTTTATCTAAGGAAGTTTGTTGAAACGTATCCTAAATTCAAAGGGAATGAAAACGCTCATAAATTTACACTTTCTGAGATTTATAATAAATATGATAAAATTGAAGAAATAGTAACCGACGAAATACTCGGAATAATTTATCATAACCTGCAAACCATTAAACCCATGTTTAAGGACACGTTTGCAGTAGAATTTCCAAAAGATATGAAAAGTATTTTTGTTGCAATTCAAATTCGACATGACATAGTTCATCGAAATGGAAAAACAAAAATCGACAAAGAAACTAAGTCATTCAAGGAACATACAATAGGGAAAGGTGAAATTAAAAATCTTATAACTGCAACATCTGAATTTGTAGCTGAAGTCGATAAGCAAATGATGAAACTATAA
- a CDS encoding glycoside hydrolase family 20 protein, producing MKHLLFLLLLSSTVLAQSDNQYNLIPFPARFSGQEGHFTATANTRIVVSPATDATVKAVAQTFAGQAKTTNGLALAVVPASPALAKGANIFFTLNKKLNLGDEGYKLTITPARVLAEAATAKGLFYAAQTMRQLLPVSAAVPATMPACAITDKPRFGYRGLMLDVGRHFMPVTFVKKFIDLMAMYKQNTFHWHLTEDQGWRIEIKKYPKLTQIGSKRAESIVGQYYQNYPQQFDGKPVTGFYTQEEIKDVVRYAQSRFVTIIPEIEMPGHAQAALAAYPELGCDPAKGYQVFTKWGVSDDVYCPSEKTFTFLQDVLTEVIALFPGKYIHIGGDECPKTAWKQSAFCQELMKKNNLKDEHELQSYFIRRMEKFLNSKGRSIIGWDEILEGGLAPNATVMSWRGTEGGIAAAKQKHTVVMTPGGTCYLDSYQGNPATEPLAIGGYLPLDKVYAYEPMPTELSAAEQKYILGVQGNIWTEYMPTPESVEYMAFPRAIALAEVAWMQPGVHNFEDFAQRLKNHLPRLTGVNYAKRLFDISASTQANDQGQIQVLLKKLDTDSQIFYTLNGKEPNAQSTEYIGPITLTKTTTLRAITQTGGMPTGGRLTQTFTLHKGKNKPYTYALAPDRNSDPKPAKLTDGVRGDTPRSRREWVNFYGSDMDMTIDLGDVTSVTKVSLNFLKIILEKGFPPSSVEIALSKDGKEYKDAIARPVNYDLTGPWDILPVVADFKTARARYVRIRAKNAGVCPAGHPNAGEKTWLSTDEIVVE from the coding sequence ATGAAACACCTGCTTTTTCTTTTACTACTATCCAGCACCGTACTTGCTCAATCTGACAATCAATATAATCTTATACCGTTTCCGGCCCGATTTTCCGGTCAAGAGGGGCATTTTACAGCAACGGCTAACACGCGCATTGTCGTGTCGCCCGCAACCGATGCAACGGTAAAAGCCGTGGCTCAAACCTTTGCAGGTCAGGCCAAAACGACCAATGGATTAGCGCTTGCGGTGGTCCCGGCAAGTCCGGCTCTGGCAAAGGGAGCGAACATTTTTTTCACCCTCAACAAAAAGCTGAATCTGGGCGATGAAGGGTATAAATTGACCATTACACCCGCTCGGGTATTGGCCGAAGCCGCCACAGCAAAGGGGCTTTTTTATGCCGCCCAGACGATGCGTCAATTGTTGCCTGTCAGTGCAGCGGTCCCCGCCACTATGCCGGCCTGCGCCATCACGGACAAACCTCGCTTTGGCTATCGGGGATTAATGCTCGACGTGGGTCGCCATTTCATGCCTGTCACCTTCGTCAAAAAATTCATCGACCTGATGGCGATGTACAAGCAGAACACCTTTCATTGGCATTTGACTGAAGATCAGGGCTGGCGCATTGAGATAAAAAAATACCCAAAACTGACACAGATCGGCAGCAAACGAGCCGAGTCGATTGTTGGTCAGTATTACCAGAATTACCCGCAGCAGTTTGACGGAAAGCCTGTTACTGGTTTTTATACGCAGGAAGAAATCAAAGATGTAGTCCGATATGCGCAGAGTCGGTTTGTGACCATTATTCCTGAAATTGAAATGCCCGGTCACGCGCAGGCGGCTCTGGCGGCTTATCCCGAACTGGGCTGTGACCCCGCTAAGGGCTATCAGGTGTTCACAAAATGGGGTGTTTCGGATGATGTGTACTGCCCTTCCGAAAAGACGTTTACCTTCTTACAGGATGTATTGACCGAAGTGATTGCCCTGTTTCCCGGAAAATACATTCACATCGGGGGCGATGAATGCCCCAAAACGGCCTGGAAACAAAGCGCGTTTTGTCAGGAGTTGATGAAGAAAAATAACCTCAAAGATGAGCACGAACTTCAGAGTTATTTTATCCGGCGTATGGAGAAATTTCTCAACAGCAAAGGCCGCTCAATTATTGGCTGGGACGAAATTCTGGAGGGAGGTTTAGCGCCCAACGCGACTGTAATGAGCTGGCGGGGTACTGAGGGAGGCATAGCGGCTGCCAAACAAAAACATACGGTCGTTATGACACCCGGTGGTACCTGCTACCTCGACAGCTATCAGGGCAACCCTGCCACCGAGCCCCTCGCTATTGGTGGCTACCTCCCACTCGATAAGGTGTATGCCTATGAGCCCATGCCGACGGAGCTATCAGCCGCCGAACAGAAATACATATTAGGTGTACAGGGCAACATCTGGACTGAATACATGCCCACCCCCGAATCTGTTGAGTACATGGCCTTCCCGCGAGCGATTGCTTTAGCCGAAGTAGCCTGGATGCAGCCCGGTGTGCATAATTTCGAGGATTTTGCCCAACGGCTTAAAAATCACTTACCCAGGCTTACCGGCGTCAATTATGCCAAACGACTATTCGACATTTCGGCCAGTACGCAAGCCAACGATCAGGGGCAGATTCAGGTCCTGTTAAAAAAGCTGGACACCGATAGTCAGATTTTTTATACGCTGAATGGCAAAGAACCCAATGCACAAAGTACCGAATACATCGGCCCAATTACTCTGACTAAAACAACGACCCTGCGGGCTATTACACAGACTGGGGGGATGCCTACGGGTGGGCGGCTCACCCAGACGTTTACGCTGCACAAAGGAAAAAATAAACCCTATACCTACGCCCTGGCACCCGACCGGAACAGTGATCCCAAACCCGCGAAACTAACCGATGGCGTTCGGGGCGATACACCCCGCAGTCGGCGCGAATGGGTAAATTTCTACGGCTCCGACATGGACATGACCATTGACCTCGGCGACGTAACGAGCGTAACGAAAGTATCCCTTAATTTCCTGAAGATCATTTTGGAAAAAGGCTTTCCGCCAAGCTCGGTCGAAATTGCTTTATCGAAAGATGGCAAAGAGTATAAAGATGCCATTGCCCGACCCGTAAACTATGATTTGACGGGCCCCTGGGATATCTTACCTGTTGTTGCTGACTTTAAAACGGCGCGGGCGCGGTATGTCAGAATCCGGGCCAAAAACGCGGGCGTTTGTCCTGCGGGACACCCCAATGCAGGTGAAAAAACCTGGCTGTCAACAGATGAAATTGTGGTGGAATAA
- a CDS encoding SIR2 family NAD-dependent protein deacylase, which produces MDTRKKIVVLSGAGISAESGIPTFRASDGLWENHRIEDVATPEAWKRNPALVQDFYNQRRKQALTVQPNAGHYALVKLEDKFDVTIITQNVDNLHEKAGSSTVVHLHGELFKSRSSVDESLIYDIEGWEIKAGDLCAKGSPLRPHIVWFGEAVPMMDLALEIADQADIFIVVGTSLNVYPAAGLVYVVQDGVPIYVVDPNIPVMHKKDNVTFIAEPATVGLTQLADKLLSEVD; this is translated from the coding sequence ATGGATACTCGCAAAAAAATCGTTGTTCTGTCTGGTGCCGGCATTAGTGCCGAGAGCGGTATTCCAACCTTTCGCGCATCGGACGGCCTTTGGGAAAATCACCGCATTGAGGACGTTGCCACCCCTGAAGCCTGGAAACGCAACCCGGCACTCGTACAGGATTTTTATAACCAGCGTCGCAAGCAGGCACTCACCGTTCAGCCGAATGCTGGTCATTATGCGCTCGTGAAGCTGGAAGATAAATTCGACGTGACCATCATTACCCAGAACGTCGATAACCTGCACGAAAAGGCGGGTTCGTCAACCGTTGTTCACCTGCACGGCGAATTATTCAAATCCCGTTCATCGGTTGACGAATCCCTTATTTATGACATCGAAGGCTGGGAAATAAAAGCAGGTGACCTCTGTGCAAAAGGGTCGCCGTTGCGCCCGCACATCGTCTGGTTCGGCGAAGCCGTTCCTATGATGGACCTTGCTCTAGAGATAGCTGACCAGGCCGATATTTTTATTGTTGTCGGCACGTCGCTCAACGTATATCCGGCGGCAGGACTCGTGTATGTGGTACAGGACGGGGTACCCATTTATGTCGTTGACCCGAACATTCCGGTCATGCACAAAAAAGATAACGTCACCTTCATTGCCGAACCAGCCACAGTGGGCTTAACTCAACTTGCCGACAAACTTCTGTCGGAAGTCGATTAG